The Deltaproteobacteria bacterium sequence GGCGAAGACGAAGTCGCTCTCGGTCAGGCCGTCGATCTTGTGCGTCCAGATCTCCACCACCACCTTCCCCCAGGCGAGCTGCAAGTCCGGGTGGTGGCCCTGCTCCTCGGCCATGGCGCCGATGCGGTCGACGAAGGGCAGCGCGCTCTTGAAGTCCCTCAGCTTGTACATCTTGCGCAGGTGATGGTCGCGCACGGACTCCCAACCCGGCTCGAGCTGGCGGAGCAGCTCCGCGAGCGGCTCGGCACCGAGCGGCGGCACGCCTCC is a genomic window containing:
- a CDS encoding 4a-hydroxytetrahydrobiopterin dehydratase, producing GGVPPLGAEPLAELLRQLEPGWESVRDHHLRKMYKLRDFKSALPFVDRIGAMAEEQGHHPDLQLAWGKVVVEIWTHKIDGLTESDFVFAAKCDRLIAA